The Pseudarthrobacter sp. NS4 genome includes a window with the following:
- the dapF gene encoding diaminopimelate epimerase, with translation MDATLAETTEPAFRTLGGLRFSKGHGTGNDFVLVADPEGIHTIAADQVAALCDRHRGIGGDGLIRAVPSRLLPEGRELLATIPGAEWFMDYRNGDGSVAEMCGNGVRVFVHFLRSEGLIELPDGGALTIGTRAGAKTVVRTGDDYAVDMGPWEFIFPGEATAKAMDSLVTAEGLEVPRPALSVSMGNPHTVVALAELSELAATRLFIAPSVEPVPANGTNVEFVVPSEPLVHDGIGSVTMRVHERGVGETQSCGTGACAAAVAIRHWAGAEAPDSWRVHVPGGVVGVKFFAGPAGHEHVELSGPAVIVATGTLS, from the coding sequence ATGGATGCAACCCTGGCAGAGACTACCGAGCCCGCCTTCCGCACGCTGGGCGGACTCCGCTTCTCGAAGGGGCACGGCACAGGCAACGACTTTGTCCTGGTCGCGGATCCCGAAGGCATTCACACCATCGCCGCTGACCAGGTTGCAGCCCTGTGCGACCGGCACCGCGGTATTGGCGGAGACGGCCTCATCCGCGCCGTCCCCTCGCGTTTGCTTCCGGAAGGCCGTGAGCTGCTGGCCACCATCCCCGGGGCAGAGTGGTTCATGGACTACCGGAACGGCGATGGTTCGGTAGCGGAGATGTGCGGCAACGGCGTCCGGGTGTTCGTCCACTTCCTCCGGTCAGAGGGACTCATTGAGCTTCCCGACGGCGGCGCCCTCACCATCGGCACGCGGGCCGGGGCCAAGACAGTGGTCCGGACGGGCGATGACTACGCAGTTGACATGGGCCCTTGGGAGTTTATTTTTCCGGGCGAGGCAACGGCTAAGGCCATGGATTCGCTGGTGACTGCCGAGGGGCTGGAAGTTCCCCGGCCTGCACTGTCCGTCAGCATGGGCAACCCGCACACGGTCGTTGCCCTGGCTGAGTTGTCGGAACTGGCGGCGACCCGGCTTTTCATTGCGCCGAGCGTCGAGCCGGTCCCGGCCAACGGCACCAACGTGGAGTTCGTTGTACCGTCAGAGCCACTCGTCCACGACGGCATCGGATCGGTGACCATGCGGGTCCACGAACGGGGCGTGGGGGAGACCCAGTCCTGCGGAACGGGAGCATGTGCCGCCGCCGTCGCCATCCGCCACTGGGCGGGCGCGGAGGCGCCTGACTCGTGGCGGGTCCACGTCCCCGGAGGCGTGGTGGGCGTTAAGTTCTTCGCCGGCCCCGCCGGGCATGAGCACGTAGAGCTGAGCGGCCCGGCCGTTAT